The Ornithorhynchus anatinus isolate Pmale09 chromosome 1, mOrnAna1.pri.v4, whole genome shotgun sequence genome includes a window with the following:
- the F2R gene encoding proteinase-activated receptor 1 isoform X1: protein MELRLLLLVSTGLSVLGSGLQTPTEQDSGSGNVAKLGPRGFLFNKDGNEYEPFPMFDEEEEEHPSNLSNKTSNSRKQQLSPISEVATSYLTGWWLTRFIPVLYTVVFVVGLPLNAMAIMVFLWKMKVKKPAVVYMLHLATADVLFVSVLPFKIVNYFSGNDWAFGSGMCRFVTAAFYCNMYCSILLMTAISVDRFLAVVYPMQSLSWRTLGRAAFVCLVIWLVAIAGVTPLLLKEQTVDIPGLNITTCHDVLDSGKFRNFYAYYFPIFSLVFFFVPLIISSVCYVSIIRCLGASSVSNQNKKTRALFLSAAVFCIFILCFGPTNVLLITHYLSFLNSARAEAAYFAYLLCVCVSSVSCCIDPLVYYYASSEYQRYLYQLLHCRDGAEGSSFSSSGQLVAKGSKMDTCSSSVNNSIYKKLLT, encoded by the coding sequence ATTCGGGATCGGGGAATGTGGCTAAGTTGGGCCCCCGGGGCTTTCTCTTCAACAAGGATGGAAACGAGTATGAGCCCTTCCCTATGttcgatgaggaggaggaggaacacccATCCAACCTTTCCAATAAAACCAGCAATTCCCGGAAACAGCAACTGAGCCCCATCTCGGAGGTCGCCACAAGCTACCTGACTGGTTGGTGGCTGACACGCTTCATCCCCGTGCTCTACACCGTGGTGTTCGTTGTGGGCCTGCCGCTCAACGCAATGGCCATCATGGTGTTCCTCTGGAAGATGAAGGTCAAAAAACCGGCGGTGGTCTACATGTTGCACCTGGCCACAGCCGACGTCTTGTTCGTCAGCGTCCTTCCCTTTAAGATCGTCAACTATTTTTCGGGAAACGACTGGGCCTTTGGGTCCGGGATGTGCCGCTTTGTCACGGCCGCATTCTACTGCAACATGTACTGCTCCATCTTGCTCATGACGGCCATCAGCGTGGACCGTTTCCTGGCTGTGGTCTACCCCATGCAGTCTCTGTCCTGGCGCACCCTGGGCAGGGCCGCTTTTGTCTGCCTGGTCATCTGGCTGGTCGCGATAGCAGGCGTCACCCCGCTGCTGCTCAAGGAGCAGACTGTGGACATCCCTGGCTTAAACATAACCACCTGCCACGATGTGTTAGATTCGGGAAAGTTTCGCAACTTCTACGCTTACTACTTCCCCATTTTCTCTCTGGTCTTCTTTTTCGTGCCTTTAATCATCTCCTCAGTCTGCTACGTGTCTATCATTCGATGCCTCGGCGCTTCTTCAGTCTCTAACCAGAACAAGAAGACGCGGGCTCTGTTCCTGTCTGCGGCCGTTTTCTGTATCTTTATCCTCTGCTTCGGACCCACTAATGTCCTTCTGATAACTCATTATTTGTCATTTCTTAATAGCGCCAGAGCCGAGGCTGCCTACTTTGCTTATCTCCTCTGTGTCTGTGTCAGCAGTGTGAGTTGTTGCATTGACCCCCTGGTGTATTATTACGCCTCTTCAGAGTACCAGAGATATCTCTACCAACTCCTGCACTGCAGGGACGGAGCTGAGGGCAGCAGTTTCAGCAGCAGCGGCCAGTTGGTGGCCAAGGGTAGTAAAATGGACACTTGCTCCAGTAGCGTGAATAACAGCATATACAAAAAGCTCCTAACTTAG
- the F2R gene encoding proteinase-activated receptor 1 isoform X2: protein MFDEEEEEHPSNLSNKTSNSRKQQLSPISEVATSYLTGWWLTRFIPVLYTVVFVVGLPLNAMAIMVFLWKMKVKKPAVVYMLHLATADVLFVSVLPFKIVNYFSGNDWAFGSGMCRFVTAAFYCNMYCSILLMTAISVDRFLAVVYPMQSLSWRTLGRAAFVCLVIWLVAIAGVTPLLLKEQTVDIPGLNITTCHDVLDSGKFRNFYAYYFPIFSLVFFFVPLIISSVCYVSIIRCLGASSVSNQNKKTRALFLSAAVFCIFILCFGPTNVLLITHYLSFLNSARAEAAYFAYLLCVCVSSVSCCIDPLVYYYASSEYQRYLYQLLHCRDGAEGSSFSSSGQLVAKGSKMDTCSSSVNNSIYKKLLT, encoded by the coding sequence ATGttcgatgaggaggaggaggaacacccATCCAACCTTTCCAATAAAACCAGCAATTCCCGGAAACAGCAACTGAGCCCCATCTCGGAGGTCGCCACAAGCTACCTGACTGGTTGGTGGCTGACACGCTTCATCCCCGTGCTCTACACCGTGGTGTTCGTTGTGGGCCTGCCGCTCAACGCAATGGCCATCATGGTGTTCCTCTGGAAGATGAAGGTCAAAAAACCGGCGGTGGTCTACATGTTGCACCTGGCCACAGCCGACGTCTTGTTCGTCAGCGTCCTTCCCTTTAAGATCGTCAACTATTTTTCGGGAAACGACTGGGCCTTTGGGTCCGGGATGTGCCGCTTTGTCACGGCCGCATTCTACTGCAACATGTACTGCTCCATCTTGCTCATGACGGCCATCAGCGTGGACCGTTTCCTGGCTGTGGTCTACCCCATGCAGTCTCTGTCCTGGCGCACCCTGGGCAGGGCCGCTTTTGTCTGCCTGGTCATCTGGCTGGTCGCGATAGCAGGCGTCACCCCGCTGCTGCTCAAGGAGCAGACTGTGGACATCCCTGGCTTAAACATAACCACCTGCCACGATGTGTTAGATTCGGGAAAGTTTCGCAACTTCTACGCTTACTACTTCCCCATTTTCTCTCTGGTCTTCTTTTTCGTGCCTTTAATCATCTCCTCAGTCTGCTACGTGTCTATCATTCGATGCCTCGGCGCTTCTTCAGTCTCTAACCAGAACAAGAAGACGCGGGCTCTGTTCCTGTCTGCGGCCGTTTTCTGTATCTTTATCCTCTGCTTCGGACCCACTAATGTCCTTCTGATAACTCATTATTTGTCATTTCTTAATAGCGCCAGAGCCGAGGCTGCCTACTTTGCTTATCTCCTCTGTGTCTGTGTCAGCAGTGTGAGTTGTTGCATTGACCCCCTGGTGTATTATTACGCCTCTTCAGAGTACCAGAGATATCTCTACCAACTCCTGCACTGCAGGGACGGAGCTGAGGGCAGCAGTTTCAGCAGCAGCGGCCAGTTGGTGGCCAAGGGTAGTAAAATGGACACTTGCTCCAGTAGCGTGAATAACAGCATATACAAAAAGCTCCTAACTTAG